In one window of Chryseobacterium viscerum DNA:
- a CDS encoding sterol desaturase family protein, producing MFDFSSMFHAEGPDVVYTWTIPVFAVIIFAEMAYSHFNKEKIYETKDVATNVLFALLNYGLDIIMKGFSLFVMMFFYHHRIFDWQEGIWYWIAVFLAQDFAYYVHHYVDHHSRVFWAVHITHHNSDYFNISTGFRSPVFQPLYRYLFFSPLAFMGFHPWHILVAYSAIQIYGTFVHTQSIKSMGFLEYILVTPSHHRVHHACNIKYLDRNMGMGLIIWDKIFGTFEKEDPEVPVKYGVYPKIKSKDPATMLFYEWRRIGKDIRQPGLSFKDRIKYLFYSPGWRHDGTGKTVKQYQREYKHKEKIKNENASLKEQTPDTDYQYSQLNQPAGDK from the coding sequence ATGTTTGATTTCAGTAGTATGTTCCACGCTGAGGGTCCGGATGTTGTTTACACATGGACTATCCCTGTTTTTGCGGTAATTATTTTCGCAGAAATGGCCTACAGTCACTTCAATAAAGAAAAAATTTACGAAACCAAAGATGTAGCAACTAATGTCCTTTTTGCATTGCTCAACTATGGATTAGATATCATCATGAAAGGCTTCTCTTTATTTGTCATGATGTTTTTTTATCATCACCGCATCTTCGACTGGCAAGAGGGAATCTGGTATTGGATTGCTGTATTTCTCGCTCAGGACTTCGCTTATTATGTTCATCATTATGTAGATCATCATTCACGTGTCTTCTGGGCCGTACATATTACGCATCACAATTCTGATTATTTCAACATCAGCACAGGATTCAGAAGTCCTGTATTTCAGCCATTGTACAGGTATTTGTTTTTTTCTCCGTTAGCGTTTATGGGCTTTCATCCATGGCATATCCTGGTAGCGTATTCTGCGATACAGATCTACGGAACCTTTGTACATACACAGTCTATTAAAAGTATGGGATTTTTAGAATATATTCTGGTTACCCCTTCTCATCACAGGGTACATCATGCCTGCAACATCAAATATCTTGACCGTAATATGGGAATGGGGCTGATTATCTGGGATAAGATTTTCGGAACTTTTGAAAAAGAAGATCCAGAGGTGCCTGTGAAGTATGGTGTCTATCCAAAAATAAAGTCCAAAGATCCTGCAACAATGCTTTTCTATGAATGGAGAAGAATAGGAAAAGATATCAGACAGCCCGGACTTTCTTTCAAAGACCGTATAAAGTATCTTTTTTATTCACCGGGATGGAGACATGATGGAACCGGAAAAACGGTAAAACAATATCAGAGGGAATATAAACACAAGGAAAAAATAAAAAACGAAAATGCATCCTTAAAGGAGCAGACACCTGATACTGACTATCAATACTCACAACTGAACCAGCCAGCAGGGGATAAATAA
- a CDS encoding glycoside hydrolase family 97 protein, producing the protein MKKITVGALLLSMMFTGVKAQSLKSPDGKFEMSFQLKEGVPYYNLKYNGTVVVEDSKLGLRLFKDTAIKFASEIAKPEDAKYDLNNGFAKTDEKRDSKNETWQPVLGEKKNYINNYNELAVTLNQASTDRSIVVKFRLFNDGLGFRYEFPQQKNLNYFVIREEDSEIDFPTDMKAWWIVADYDSQEYQYQETKVSEIPAKWDKAYDANASQSLVKNAVQSPLMLKKEGKEPLYINVAEAAVLDYPASHLEVDAQNYKFKTHLTADRQGAKGYIQTPSVTPWRTIIVAPKAEQVMDSKMIFNLNEPTKYTDTSYIHPTKYMGVWWEMIIGKSQWAYSTAENVHLGKTDFAKLTPNGKHAANNTKVKEYIDFAAENGFQGLLIEGWNIGWEDWFGHSKEYVFDFITPYPDFDIKMLNEYAHSKGIKLIMHHETSGSATNYERWADKAFQTMNKYGYDAVKTGYVGDIIPRGEHHYSQWTINHYYRIAEKANDYKIMVNSHESVRPTGESRTYPNYISAEAARGTEYEAFGGNKPDHQTVLPFTRWMGGSMDYTPGIFQTKLDYYFPGDNRFVKTTLVKQLALYVTMYMPLQMAADLPENYKKHMDAFQFIKDVAADWDDTKILSAEPGDYVITARKAKGTENWFVGGITDENKREYTVDFSFLDKGKKYEATIYEDGKDADYIDNPQSYNIYKKEITGKSKINFKMARSGGFAISIKPVK; encoded by the coding sequence ATGAAGAAAATTACAGTTGGAGCGCTTTTGCTCTCAATGATGTTTACAGGTGTGAAAGCCCAATCTTTAAAATCTCCGGACGGGAAGTTTGAAATGAGCTTTCAGCTGAAAGAAGGAGTACCTTACTATAACCTGAAATATAATGGTACAGTAGTAGTTGAAGATTCTAAATTGGGATTGAGATTATTTAAAGACACAGCCATAAAATTCGCTTCTGAGATTGCCAAACCAGAAGATGCAAAATACGATCTGAACAACGGTTTTGCAAAGACAGATGAAAAAAGAGACTCCAAAAATGAAACCTGGCAGCCGGTTTTAGGAGAAAAGAAAAACTATATCAATAACTACAATGAGCTGGCAGTTACCCTGAACCAGGCTTCTACAGACAGAAGTATTGTGGTGAAGTTCAGATTGTTTAACGATGGTCTGGGATTCCGATATGAATTTCCACAACAGAAAAACCTTAATTATTTCGTCATCAGAGAAGAAGATTCTGAAATTGATTTTCCTACTGATATGAAAGCATGGTGGATAGTTGCAGATTATGACTCTCAGGAATACCAGTATCAGGAAACAAAAGTATCTGAAATTCCTGCAAAATGGGATAAAGCATACGATGCGAACGCTTCACAGTCATTGGTGAAAAATGCAGTTCAGTCTCCTTTAATGCTTAAAAAAGAAGGAAAAGAACCATTGTATATCAACGTTGCTGAGGCTGCTGTATTAGATTATCCGGCTTCCCATCTGGAAGTGGATGCACAGAATTATAAGTTCAAAACGCATTTAACGGCTGACAGACAAGGGGCAAAAGGATACATTCAGACTCCGTCGGTTACGCCTTGGAGAACAATTATTGTAGCTCCGAAAGCAGAACAGGTAATGGATTCTAAAATGATCTTCAACCTTAATGAGCCTACAAAATATACTGATACTTCTTACATTCACCCTACAAAATACATGGGAGTTTGGTGGGAAATGATCATTGGGAAATCTCAGTGGGCGTACTCTACAGCTGAAAATGTTCATTTAGGTAAAACAGATTTTGCAAAATTAACTCCAAACGGAAAACATGCAGCCAATAATACAAAAGTTAAAGAATATATTGACTTTGCTGCAGAAAACGGATTCCAGGGATTATTGATCGAAGGATGGAATATCGGTTGGGAAGACTGGTTCGGACACTCAAAAGAATATGTTTTTGATTTCATTACCCCTTACCCGGATTTCGATATCAAAATGTTGAATGAATATGCCCATTCAAAAGGAATAAAGCTGATTATGCACCATGAAACTTCAGGTTCTGCAACGAACTACGAAAGATGGGCAGACAAAGCATTCCAAACGATGAATAAATATGGCTATGATGCTGTGAAAACAGGATATGTAGGAGATATTATTCCTAGAGGAGAACATCACTACTCTCAATGGACAATTAACCATTATTATAGAATTGCAGAAAAAGCAAACGACTATAAAATTATGGTCAATTCTCATGAATCTGTAAGACCTACAGGAGAAAGCCGTACCTACCCGAACTATATTTCTGCTGAAGCAGCACGTGGAACAGAATATGAAGCATTCGGAGGAAACAAGCCTGATCACCAGACGGTCCTTCCGTTTACAAGATGGATGGGTGGTTCTATGGATTATACGCCGGGTATTTTCCAGACAAAGTTAGATTATTATTTCCCTGGAGATAACCGTTTCGTAAAAACTACGCTGGTAAAACAGCTGGCTCTTTATGTAACAATGTATATGCCGCTTCAGATGGCTGCGGATCTTCCTGAAAACTACAAAAAGCATATGGATGCATTCCAGTTTATCAAGGATGTAGCAGCAGACTGGGATGATACAAAAATCTTATCTGCAGAACCTGGTGATTATGTAATTACAGCAAGAAAAGCAAAAGGTACTGAAAACTGGTTTGTAGGAGGTATTACTGATGAAAACAAACGTGAGTATACTGTAGACTTCTCATTCCTGGATAAAGGAAAGAAATATGAAGCAACGATCTATGAAGATGGAAAAGATGCTGATTATATAGATAATCCTCAAAGCTATAATATCTACAAGAAAGAGATTACAGGCAAATCAAAAATTAATTTTAAAATGGCAAGAAGCGGCGGTTTCGCAATTTCTATCAAGCCTGTAAAATAA